From one Cereibacter sphaeroides 2.4.1 genomic stretch:
- a CDS encoding c-type cytochrome: protein MKRLLLAAPLAAIPALWLLLPDAAPTGPDADTIALGRQVYAANCASCHGAELEGQPDWGEPLPNGRYPAPPHDASGHTWHHPDAQLLAIVRQGTAALVGNGYESDMPGFADLLTDAEIRAVLDYIKSTWPERAADYQRQVSGS, encoded by the coding sequence ATGAAGCGCCTTCTCCTCGCCGCCCCGCTTGCAGCCATCCCGGCGCTCTGGCTGCTTCTGCCGGACGCGGCCCCGACCGGACCCGATGCCGACACCATCGCGCTCGGCCGGCAGGTCTATGCGGCGAACTGCGCCTCCTGCCATGGCGCAGAGCTCGAGGGGCAGCCCGACTGGGGCGAGCCTCTGCCCAACGGCCGCTATCCGGCCCCGCCCCACGATGCCTCGGGGCACACCTGGCACCATCCGGATGCGCAACTGCTCGCGATCGTCCGGCAGGGCACCGCAGCCCTCGTCGGCAATGGCTACGAGAGCGACATGCCGGGTTTTGCCGACCTCCTGACCGACGCGGAAATCCGGGCCGTGCTGGACTATATCAAGAGCACCTGGCCCGAGCGCGCCGCCGATTACCAGCGGCAGGTCTCGGGCAGCTGA
- a CDS encoding class 1 fructose-bisphosphatase: MAIELEDLGLSPDVADVMQRLARVGAGIARIISRNGLERDLGAGVGTNAGGDGQKALDVIADDAFRAALEGSAVAYYASEEQDEVVTLGEGSLALAIDPLDGSSNIDVNVSIGTIFSIFPAAAGPEASFLRPGTEQIAGGYIIYGPQCALVCSFGQGVQHWVLDLDAGIFRRMPDIRPLPAETSEFAINASNYRHWPQPIRAFVDDLVAGAEGPRGKNFNMRWIASLVAETHRILMRGGVFLYPGDERKGYERGRLRHVYECAPIAFLIANVGGGATDGCADILTALPDRLHARTPFVFGCASKVARVAAYHDLACEETSALFGSRGLFRS; this comes from the coding sequence ATGGCCATCGAGCTGGAGGACCTGGGGCTGAGCCCCGATGTGGCGGACGTGATGCAGCGTCTGGCGCGCGTGGGGGCAGGCATCGCCCGCATCATCTCGCGCAACGGGCTCGAGCGCGATCTGGGCGCGGGCGTCGGCACCAATGCCGGAGGAGACGGGCAGAAGGCGCTCGACGTGATCGCGGACGACGCGTTCCGCGCGGCGCTCGAAGGCTCTGCGGTGGCTTATTACGCCTCCGAGGAGCAGGACGAAGTGGTGACGCTGGGCGAGGGAAGCCTCGCGCTCGCCATCGACCCGCTGGACGGCTCGTCCAACATCGATGTGAACGTGTCGATCGGGACGATCTTCTCGATCTTCCCGGCGGCGGCTGGCCCCGAGGCCAGCTTCCTGCGCCCGGGCACCGAGCAGATTGCCGGCGGCTACATCATCTACGGGCCGCAATGCGCGCTGGTCTGCAGCTTCGGGCAGGGCGTGCAGCACTGGGTGCTCGACCTCGATGCGGGCATCTTCCGGCGGATGCCCGACATCCGCCCGCTGCCGGCCGAGACGTCCGAGTTTGCGATCAACGCCTCGAACTACCGCCACTGGCCGCAGCCGATCCGCGCCTTCGTCGACGATCTGGTCGCCGGGGCCGAGGGGCCGCGCGGCAAGAACTTCAACATGCGCTGGATCGCCTCGCTGGTGGCCGAGACGCACCGCATCCTGATGCGGGGCGGGGTGTTTCTCTATCCCGGCGACGAGCGCAAGGGCTACGAGCGGGGCCGGCTGCGCCATGTCTACGAATGCGCGCCCATCGCCTTCCTGATCGCGAATGTCGGGGGGGGCGCCACCGACGGCTGCGCCGACATCCTGACCGCGCTGCCCGACCGGCTGCACGCCCGCACCCCCTTCGTCTTCGGCTGCGCGAGCAAGGTCGCCCGCGTCGCCGCCTATCACGATCTGGCCTGCGAAGAGACGTCCGCTCTCTTCGGCAGCCGGGGCCTGTTCCGGAGTTAA
- a CDS encoding phosphoribulokinase, with the protein MSKKYPIISVVGSSGAGTSTVKNTFEQIFRREGVKSVSIEGDAFHRFNRADMKAELERRYAAGDATFSHFSYEANELKELERVFREYGETGRGRTRTYVHDDAEAARTGVAPGNFTQWAPFEDNSDLLFYEGLHGCVVNDEVNLVRHADLKLGVVPVINLEWIQKIHRDRAQRGYTTEAVTDVILRRMYAYVHCIVPQFSETDINFQRVPVVDTSNPFIARWIPTPDESLIVIRFKNPRGIDFPYLTSMIAGSWMSRANSIVVPGNKQDLAMQLILTPLIERMVREARRARA; encoded by the coding sequence GTGTCGAAGAAATATCCCATCATTTCCGTGGTCGGCTCGTCCGGCGCGGGCACCTCGACGGTCAAGAACACGTTCGAGCAGATCTTCCGCCGCGAGGGGGTCAAGTCCGTCTCGATCGAGGGCGACGCCTTCCACCGCTTCAACCGGGCCGACATGAAGGCCGAACTCGAGCGGCGCTATGCGGCGGGCGATGCGACCTTCTCGCATTTCTCCTACGAGGCGAACGAACTGAAGGAGCTGGAGCGCGTCTTCCGCGAATATGGCGAGACGGGGCGCGGCCGCACCCGCACCTATGTCCATGACGATGCCGAAGCCGCCCGGACGGGCGTGGCCCCCGGCAATTTCACCCAATGGGCGCCGTTCGAGGACAACAGCGACCTGCTTTTCTACGAGGGGCTGCACGGCTGCGTGGTCAATGACGAGGTGAACCTCGTCCGCCATGCCGATCTGAAGCTCGGCGTGGTGCCGGTCATCAACCTTGAATGGATCCAGAAGATCCACCGCGACCGGGCGCAGCGCGGCTATACGACCGAAGCCGTCACCGACGTGATCCTGCGCCGGATGTATGCCTACGTCCACTGTATCGTCCCGCAATTCTCCGAGACGGACATCAACTTCCAGCGCGTGCCGGTGGTGGACACCTCGAACCCGTTCATCGCGCGCTGGATCCCCACGCCGGACGAGAGCCTGATCGTGATCCGGTTCAAGAACCCGCGCGGGATCGACTTCCCCTATCTCACCTCGATGATCGCGGGCTCGTGGATGAGCCGGGCGAATTCCATCGTGGTGCCGGGCAACAAGCAGGATCTGGCGATGCAGCTGATCCTGACGCCGCTCATCGAGCGGATGGTGCGCGAGGCGCGCCGCGCGCGGGCCTGA